From Solanum lycopersicum chromosome 8, SLM_r2.1, the proteins below share one genomic window:
- the LOC101259270 gene encoding subtilisin-like protease, whose translation MKISFVVFCILACFSWPSMQSDLETYIVQVESPESHISTQSSRMDLENWYKSFLPNTIATAGLDEKPQLIYSYHNVIIGFAARLSAKQVKEMEKKPGFISAWPQRILSLHTTHTPSFLGLQQNVGLWRDANYGKGVIVGVLDTGISPDHPSFSDKGMPPPPAKWKGKCESNFTTKCNNKLIGARTFVNSDSPIDGNGHGTHTASTAAGGFVKGANVYGNAKGTAVGIAPLAHLAMYKVCDSFGCSDSDVLAAMDAAIDDGVDIMSLSLGGNRKLFYEDPIALGAYSATKRGILVSCSSGNEGPYESTLSNEAPWILTVGASSTDRKLKATVKLGNKKILEGESAFHPKGHNSTFFPLYDPSRNETDFDSLYCGPGTLSETEIKGKIVVCSAGGGYSRIDKGQAVKDAGGVGMIIFNTADDGFTKFSDPHVLPALHITYKDGMEILDYMNTTSEPNARIAFQGTIIGDKDVPVVASFSSRGPSIASPGILKPDIIGPGLNILAAWPSSVDNKKNTKSTFNIISGTSMSCPHLSGVAALLKSTHPTWSPAAIKSAIMTTANTVNFANDPILDERLLPANIFAIGAGHVNPSRANDPGLIYDTRFKDYLPYLCGLNYTNRQVGNLMQRKVDCRSVKHIREAQLNYPSFSITLGDISQTYARTVTNVGEAKSSYSVEIALPPRVSVSVKPSILKFSKLNQKLKYHVTFTRRDNSPNSGIVQGFLKWNSKKYSVRSPIAVVLEPKIGF comes from the coding sequence GATATATTCATATCACAATGTGATCATAGGCTTTGCTGCAAGATTGTCAGCAAAGCAAGTGaaggaaatggagaagaaaCCGGGCTTTATATCTGCGTGGCCTCAGAGGATATTGTCTTTGCATACTACACATACTCCGAGTTTTCTTGGTTTGCAACAGAACGTTGGCTTGTGGAGGGATGCTAACTATGGAAAAGGTGTGATCGTTGGAGTCTTGGACACCGGGATTTCCCCTGACCATCCTTCATTTAGCGACAAAGGAATGCCTCCTCCGCCTGCTAAATGGAAGGGAAAGTGTGAATCGAACTTCACTACAAAGTGTAACAACAAGCTCATTGGCGCGAGGACTTTCGTAAACAGTGATTCACCGATAGATGGTAATGGACATGGAACACACACAGCTAGTACAGCTGCTGGGGGGTTTGTGAAAGGTGCTAATGTGTATGGGAATGCTAAGGGTACCGCGGTTGGGATTGCCCCTCTTGCTCATTTGGCCATGTATAAGGTCTGTGATTCGTTTGGTTGCTCCGATAGTGATGTTCTAGCTGCTATGGATGCAGCTATTGATGATGGAGTAGATATCATGTCCCTTTCCCTTGGTGGAAATAGAAAGTTGTTCTATGAAGACCCCATTGCACTCGGGGCGTACAGTGCAACAAAAAGAGGTATTCTTGTAAGTTGCTCTTCTGGTAACGAAGGTCCATACGAAAGCACCTTATCAAATGAAGCTCCGTGGATTCTGACTGTAGGTGCAAGCTCTACTGACAGGAAACTCAAGGCCACTGTCAAGCTCGGAAACAAAAAAATACTCGAGGGGGAATCAGCATTTCATCCAAAGGGTCACAATTCGACATTTTTTCCATTGTATGATCCTTCACGAAATGAAACCGACTTTGACAGCCTTTATTGTGGACCAGGTACACTTAGTGAAACTGAAATTAAAGGCAAAATTGTTGTGTGTTCAGCAGGTGGTGGTTATTCCAGGATTGATAAAGGACAAGCTGTAAAGGATGCCGGAGGCGTTGGTATGATCATCTTTAATACCGCTGATGATGGTTTCACTAAGTTTTCTGATCCTCATGTCCTTCCGGCTTTGCATATTACCTACAAAGACGGAATGGAAATTCTTGACTACATGAACACAACGTCGGAACCAAATGCAAGAATTGCATTTCAAGGGACAATAATCGGAGATAAAGATGTTCCAGTGGTTGCTTCATTTTCTTCTCGCGGACCAAGTATAGCTAGTCCTGGAATCTTGAAGCCTGATATTATTGGTCCCGGTCTTAACATTCTTGCTGCTTGGCCTTCCTCCGTTGACAACAAAAAGAACACGAAATCTACCTTCAACATTATATCGGGCACCTCGATGTCCTGTCCTCACCTCAGCGGAGTAGCTGCATTGCTGAAAAGCACACACCCGACTTGGTCCCCTGCAGCTATCAAATCAGCAATCATGACAACTGCTAACACAGTGAACTTCGCCAACGATCCCATATTAGATGAAAGGCTCCTTCCGGCTAACATCTTCGCCATTGGTGCAGGACATGTCAATCCATCAAGAGCTAATGATCCAGGACTGATCTACGACACTCGTTTTAAGGACTACTTGCCTTACCTATGCGGTTTGAATTACACAAATCGTCAGGTGGGGAACCTCATGCAACGCAAAGTGGATTGTAGGTCAGTGAAACACATTCGTGAAGCACAACTAAATTATCCTTCATTCTCCATCACACTCGGAGACATTTCTCAGACGTATGCTAGAACAGTGACTAATGTCGGGGAAGCTAAATCATCTTACAGCGTGGAAATAGCTTTACCACCTAGAGTTTCCGTGAGTGTTAAGCCCTCTATACTGAAATTCTCCAAGTTGAACCAGAAGTTGAAATACCATGTGACGTTTACGAGAAGAGATAATAGCCCAAATAGTGGTATTGTTCAAGGATTCTTGAAATGGAATAGTAAAAAGTACTCTGTAAGAAGCCCAATTGCAGTTGTGCTAGAGCCTAAAATTGGTTTCTAG